The proteins below come from a single Gimesia alba genomic window:
- a CDS encoding adenylate kinase family protein has translation MATERRKAVLLFGAPGVGKGTQGRILGQIPGFFHLSSGDVFRSIDIESPEGQEIYKYSSRGELVPDDLSIRIWKQGLDARATLSMYKPRKDILILDGIPRNVEQSKILEQHIEVLKVLHLTCSDEEEMIHRIRHRAIRENRADDANESVIRRRFEIYREESSLVLSCYPEEIIAHIDAIGSPAGVLLACLEQLVPVQDAHFRGE, from the coding sequence ATGGCGACGGAACGTCGAAAAGCCGTCCTGCTGTTTGGTGCTCCCGGAGTTGGTAAAGGAACTCAGGGTAGAATCCTCGGTCAAATTCCCGGTTTTTTCCACCTCTCCAGTGGCGACGTCTTTCGTTCGATCGACATTGAATCTCCCGAAGGTCAGGAAATCTATAAATACAGTTCGCGGGGAGAACTCGTTCCCGATGATCTCAGTATCCGGATCTGGAAACAGGGACTCGATGCCCGCGCCACGCTCTCGATGTATAAGCCAAGAAAAGACATTCTGATTCTCGACGGAATTCCCCGAAACGTCGAACAGTCAAAAATTCTGGAACAACATATTGAAGTCCTCAAAGTTCTGCACTTAACTTGTAGCGACGAAGAGGAAATGATTCACCGCATCCGTCATCGTGCGATTCGGGAAAACCGGGCCGACGATGCGAATGAAAGCGTCATCCGACGCCGCTTCGAGATCTATCGCGAAGAATCTTCCCTGGTTCTCAGTTGCTATCCCGAAGAGATCATCGCCCATATTGATGCCATTGGCTCACCGGCGGGTGTCCTGCTTGCCTGTCTGGAACAGTTGGTTCCCGTTCAGGATGCCCACTTCCGAGGCGAATAG